The Helianthus annuus cultivar XRQ/B chromosome 16, HanXRQr2.0-SUNRISE, whole genome shotgun sequence genome includes a window with the following:
- the LOC118479249 gene encoding probable receptor-like protein kinase At5g38990 isoform X3: MSSSNKLKISLQEILSATNGFAEANIVGIGGYGRVYRGESRQHGDLAVKRLILSPHGQGEHEYGMEVSLLSKYKHENLVSLIGFCGDNGEKILVYKYEPNGSLDKALRRKDLSWMRRLEICVGAATGLRYLHNETGSGHGVIHRDIKSSNILLDENWNAKISDFGLSKIALTNSADSVVFTIPCGTRGYVDPQILNGGITQKSDVYSFGVVLYEVLFSKLVANPEFLSDNCFTINIAKKHYKEKTLHMMIDPDLRNEMDSKSLSTFSTIAYQCLKERTDDRPTMSLVVEALEKALYYEQRSKLPRAMQGSLWADFQINEEPQSEFDALEVETLFRATTIPKKDTTEGGRRSSELGKVYLVDWRRANSTESMLMNVKMPLPNMIVVCYGLRDL, from the exons ATGTCTTCCTCTAATAAACTGAAGATTTCTCTTCAAGAAATATTATCGGCAACTAACGGATTTGCTGAAGCAAACATCGTTGGAATTGGTGGATATGGCAGAGTTTACCGAGGCGAATCAAGGCAACATGGAGACCTCGCAGTAAAGCGGCTGATTCTTAGTCCGCACGGACAAGGAGAGCATGAATATGGGATGGAGGTTTCACTGCTTTCAAAATATAAACATGAAAACCTTGTATCTCTTATCGGATTTTGCGGAGACAATGGGGAGAAGATCTTGGTTTACAAATATGAACCAAATGGGAGTCTTGACAAAGCTTTGCGTAGAAAAGATTTGTCCTGGATGCGTCGTCTTGAGATTTGCGTGGGCGCTGCCACTGGGTTGAGGTACCTTCATAATGAAACTGGATCTGGACACGGAGTCATCCACCGTGACATCAAGAGTTCGAACATACTCTTGGATGAGAACTGGAATGCCAAGATTTCAGATTTTGGATTGTCTAAAATAGCTCTTACAAATTCAGCCGATTCAGTTGTGTTTACCATTCCTTGTGGAACACGGGGTTATGTTGATCCACAAATACTAAACGGTGGTATCACACAAAAATCTGATGTTTATTCTTTTGGGGTTGTACTGTATGAAGTCTTGTTTAGCAAGCTTGTTGCCAATCCTGAATTTCTTAGTGACAATTGTTTTACTATCAACATTGCCAAAAAACATTACAAAGAGAAAACATTGCATATGATGATTGATCCTGATCTAAGAAATGAAATGGATTCTAAGTCCTTGAGTACATTTTCAACCATTGCATATCAATGCTTGAAGGAACGCACAGATGATCGTCCCACAATGAGCTTGGTTGTGGAAGCACTTGAAAAAGCATTATACTATGAACAA CGGAGCAAGCTTCCCCGTGCCATGCAAGGAAGCTTGTGGGCAGATTTTCAAATAAATGAAGAGCCCCAAAG TGAATTCGATGCGTTAGAAGTTGAGACATTATTCCGTGCTACTACGATCCCAAAGAAAGATACTACTGAAGGAGGACGACGCAGTTCAGAACTCGGCAAAGTCTACTTG GTTGACTGGAGGAGGGCCAATAGCACGGAAAGCATGCTCATGAACGTTAAGATGCCGCTTCCCAACATGATT gtcgtgtgttacggacttagagatttataa
- the LOC118479249 gene encoding probable receptor-like protein kinase At5g38990 isoform X1 gives MSSSNKLKISLQEILSATNGFAEANIVGIGGYGRVYRGESRQHGDLAVKRLILSPHGQGEHEYGMEVSLLSKYKHENLVSLIGFCGDNGEKILVYKYEPNGSLDKALRRKDLSWMRRLEICVGAATGLRYLHNETGSGHGVIHRDIKSSNILLDENWNAKISDFGLSKIALTNSADSVVFTIPCGTRGYVDPQILNGGITQKSDVYSFGVVLYEVLFSKLVANPEFLSDNCFTINIAKKHYKEKTLHMMIDPDLRNEMDSKSLSTFSTIAYQCLKERTDDRPTMSLVVEALEKALYYEQRSKLPRAMQGSLWADFQINEEPQSEFDALEVETLFRATTIPKKDTTEGGRRSSELGKVYLVDWRRANSTESMLMNVKMPLPNMIDIRYIWSLHREEQVVVVHGSWMF, from the exons ATGTCTTCCTCTAATAAACTGAAGATTTCTCTTCAAGAAATATTATCGGCAACTAACGGATTTGCTGAAGCAAACATCGTTGGAATTGGTGGATATGGCAGAGTTTACCGAGGCGAATCAAGGCAACATGGAGACCTCGCAGTAAAGCGGCTGATTCTTAGTCCGCACGGACAAGGAGAGCATGAATATGGGATGGAGGTTTCACTGCTTTCAAAATATAAACATGAAAACCTTGTATCTCTTATCGGATTTTGCGGAGACAATGGGGAGAAGATCTTGGTTTACAAATATGAACCAAATGGGAGTCTTGACAAAGCTTTGCGTAGAAAAGATTTGTCCTGGATGCGTCGTCTTGAGATTTGCGTGGGCGCTGCCACTGGGTTGAGGTACCTTCATAATGAAACTGGATCTGGACACGGAGTCATCCACCGTGACATCAAGAGTTCGAACATACTCTTGGATGAGAACTGGAATGCCAAGATTTCAGATTTTGGATTGTCTAAAATAGCTCTTACAAATTCAGCCGATTCAGTTGTGTTTACCATTCCTTGTGGAACACGGGGTTATGTTGATCCACAAATACTAAACGGTGGTATCACACAAAAATCTGATGTTTATTCTTTTGGGGTTGTACTGTATGAAGTCTTGTTTAGCAAGCTTGTTGCCAATCCTGAATTTCTTAGTGACAATTGTTTTACTATCAACATTGCCAAAAAACATTACAAAGAGAAAACATTGCATATGATGATTGATCCTGATCTAAGAAATGAAATGGATTCTAAGTCCTTGAGTACATTTTCAACCATTGCATATCAATGCTTGAAGGAACGCACAGATGATCGTCCCACAATGAGCTTGGTTGTGGAAGCACTTGAAAAAGCATTATACTATGAACAA CGGAGCAAGCTTCCCCGTGCCATGCAAGGAAGCTTGTGGGCAGATTTTCAAATAAATGAAGAGCCCCAAAG TGAATTCGATGCGTTAGAAGTTGAGACATTATTCCGTGCTACTACGATCCCAAAGAAAGATACTACTGAAGGAGGACGACGCAGTTCAGAACTCGGCAAAGTCTACTTG GTTGACTGGAGGAGGGCCAATAGCACGGAAAGCATGCTCATGAACGTTAAGATGCCGCTTCCCAACATGATT gacattaggtacata
- the LOC118479249 gene encoding probable receptor-like protein kinase At5g38990 isoform X2: protein MSSSNKLKISLQEILSATNGFAEANIVGIGGYGRVYRGESRQHGDLAVKRLILSPHGQGEHEYGMEVSLLSKYKHENLVSLIGFCGDNGEKILVYKYEPNGSLDKALRRKDLSWMRRLEICVGAATGLRYLHNETGSGHGVIHRDIKSSNILLDENWNAKISDFGLSKIALTNSADSVVFTIPCGTRGYVDPQILNGGITQKSDVYSFGVVLYEVLFSKLVANPEFLSDNCFTINIAKKHYKEKTLHMMIDPDLRNEMDSKSLSTFSTIAYQCLKERTDDRPTMSLVVEALEKALYYEQRSKLPRAMQGSLWADFQINEEPQSEFDALEVETLFRATTIPKKDTTEGGRRSSELGKVYLVDWRRANSTESMLMNVKMPLPNMIPAMMEINIIH, encoded by the exons ATGTCTTCCTCTAATAAACTGAAGATTTCTCTTCAAGAAATATTATCGGCAACTAACGGATTTGCTGAAGCAAACATCGTTGGAATTGGTGGATATGGCAGAGTTTACCGAGGCGAATCAAGGCAACATGGAGACCTCGCAGTAAAGCGGCTGATTCTTAGTCCGCACGGACAAGGAGAGCATGAATATGGGATGGAGGTTTCACTGCTTTCAAAATATAAACATGAAAACCTTGTATCTCTTATCGGATTTTGCGGAGACAATGGGGAGAAGATCTTGGTTTACAAATATGAACCAAATGGGAGTCTTGACAAAGCTTTGCGTAGAAAAGATTTGTCCTGGATGCGTCGTCTTGAGATTTGCGTGGGCGCTGCCACTGGGTTGAGGTACCTTCATAATGAAACTGGATCTGGACACGGAGTCATCCACCGTGACATCAAGAGTTCGAACATACTCTTGGATGAGAACTGGAATGCCAAGATTTCAGATTTTGGATTGTCTAAAATAGCTCTTACAAATTCAGCCGATTCAGTTGTGTTTACCATTCCTTGTGGAACACGGGGTTATGTTGATCCACAAATACTAAACGGTGGTATCACACAAAAATCTGATGTTTATTCTTTTGGGGTTGTACTGTATGAAGTCTTGTTTAGCAAGCTTGTTGCCAATCCTGAATTTCTTAGTGACAATTGTTTTACTATCAACATTGCCAAAAAACATTACAAAGAGAAAACATTGCATATGATGATTGATCCTGATCTAAGAAATGAAATGGATTCTAAGTCCTTGAGTACATTTTCAACCATTGCATATCAATGCTTGAAGGAACGCACAGATGATCGTCCCACAATGAGCTTGGTTGTGGAAGCACTTGAAAAAGCATTATACTATGAACAA CGGAGCAAGCTTCCCCGTGCCATGCAAGGAAGCTTGTGGGCAGATTTTCAAATAAATGAAGAGCCCCAAAG TGAATTCGATGCGTTAGAAGTTGAGACATTATTCCGTGCTACTACGATCCCAAAGAAAGATACTACTGAAGGAGGACGACGCAGTTCAGAACTCGGCAAAGTCTACTTG GTTGACTGGAGGAGGGCCAATAGCACGGAAAGCATGCTCATGAACGTTAAGATGCCGCTTCCCAACATGATT CCCGCAATGATGGAAATTAACATCATCCATTGA
- the LOC118479249 gene encoding probable receptor-like protein kinase At5g38990 isoform X4, producing the protein MEVSLLSKYKHENLVSLIGFCGDNGEKILVYKYEPNGSLDKALRRKDLSWMRRLEICVGAATGLRYLHNETGSGHGVIHRDIKSSNILLDENWNAKISDFGLSKIALTNSADSVVFTIPCGTRGYVDPQILNGGITQKSDVYSFGVVLYEVLFSKLVANPEFLSDNCFTINIAKKHYKEKTLHMMIDPDLRNEMDSKSLSTFSTIAYQCLKERTDDRPTMSLVVEALEKALYYEQRSKLPRAMQGSLWADFQINEEPQSEFDALEVETLFRATTIPKKDTTEGGRRSSELGKVYLVDWRRANSTESMLMNVKMPLPNMIDIRYIWSLHREEQVVVVHGSWMF; encoded by the exons ATGGAGGTTTCACTGCTTTCAAAATATAAACATGAAAACCTTGTATCTCTTATCGGATTTTGCGGAGACAATGGGGAGAAGATCTTGGTTTACAAATATGAACCAAATGGGAGTCTTGACAAAGCTTTGCGTAGAAAAGATTTGTCCTGGATGCGTCGTCTTGAGATTTGCGTGGGCGCTGCCACTGGGTTGAGGTACCTTCATAATGAAACTGGATCTGGACACGGAGTCATCCACCGTGACATCAAGAGTTCGAACATACTCTTGGATGAGAACTGGAATGCCAAGATTTCAGATTTTGGATTGTCTAAAATAGCTCTTACAAATTCAGCCGATTCAGTTGTGTTTACCATTCCTTGTGGAACACGGGGTTATGTTGATCCACAAATACTAAACGGTGGTATCACACAAAAATCTGATGTTTATTCTTTTGGGGTTGTACTGTATGAAGTCTTGTTTAGCAAGCTTGTTGCCAATCCTGAATTTCTTAGTGACAATTGTTTTACTATCAACATTGCCAAAAAACATTACAAAGAGAAAACATTGCATATGATGATTGATCCTGATCTAAGAAATGAAATGGATTCTAAGTCCTTGAGTACATTTTCAACCATTGCATATCAATGCTTGAAGGAACGCACAGATGATCGTCCCACAATGAGCTTGGTTGTGGAAGCACTTGAAAAAGCATTATACTATGAACAA CGGAGCAAGCTTCCCCGTGCCATGCAAGGAAGCTTGTGGGCAGATTTTCAAATAAATGAAGAGCCCCAAAG TGAATTCGATGCGTTAGAAGTTGAGACATTATTCCGTGCTACTACGATCCCAAAGAAAGATACTACTGAAGGAGGACGACGCAGTTCAGAACTCGGCAAAGTCTACTTG GTTGACTGGAGGAGGGCCAATAGCACGGAAAGCATGCTCATGAACGTTAAGATGCCGCTTCCCAACATGATT gacattaggtacata